One window of the Acidobacteriota bacterium genome contains the following:
- a CDS encoding beta-lactamase family protein codes for MVDLRPACRFRGRGNDMRNASKSGNGWAAGTIAALLAAVLLAAPSLRAAEDVVVAKPESVGMSSERLKRIDSFIQEYIDADRIAGAVTLVARKGKVVHFEAQGWRDKENGVPMTEDTIFVLMSMTKPIVSTALMMLFEEGRFLLDDPISKWIPEYENHTVRLNRDGVRPLTVPEARPVTVRHVLTHTSGLTLNPQGRGLSQAQIDHVTNDGKGWPTLAERVANAAVIPGAFHPGDEWQYGDSTDYVAVLVEKISGQSIDDFLRERIFEPLGMTDTYYYVPQEKVERMASVYRPDENGKIELMVSPTYVEPTRMFRGIAGLAGTAADYLQFAQMIANGGELNGTRLLGRMTVDNMISNHIGADRPVYIRGGGYGFGLGFGVLTNSAQAPDALSIGSYTWGGAYGTLYWADPVEDLIGILMIQIRPYNHLSIRPLFSNVVTQAVVDSLSEQKPTIMGRPTPR; via the coding sequence CGCGCTGTTGGCCGCGGTGCTGCTGGCGGCCCCGTCGTTGCGGGCGGCCGAGGACGTGGTCGTCGCGAAGCCCGAGTCGGTGGGCATGTCGTCGGAGCGCCTGAAGCGCATCGACAGCTTCATCCAGGAGTACATCGACGCCGACCGCATCGCCGGCGCGGTCACCCTGGTCGCCCGCAAGGGGAAGGTGGTGCACTTCGAGGCGCAGGGCTGGCGCGACAAGGAGAACGGCGTCCCGATGACCGAGGACACCATCTTCGTCCTGATGTCGATGACCAAGCCGATAGTCTCGACGGCGTTGATGATGCTGTTCGAGGAGGGGCGGTTCCTGCTCGACGACCCGATCTCGAAGTGGATTCCGGAGTACGAGAACCACACGGTGCGCCTCAACCGCGACGGCGTGCGGCCGCTCACCGTGCCGGAGGCGCGCCCGGTCACGGTGCGCCACGTGCTGACGCACACGTCGGGCCTGACGCTGAATCCGCAGGGCAGGGGGCTGAGCCAGGCGCAGATCGACCACGTCACCAACGACGGCAAGGGCTGGCCGACGCTGGCCGAGCGGGTGGCCAACGCCGCCGTGATACCGGGCGCGTTCCACCCCGGCGACGAGTGGCAGTACGGCGATTCCACCGACTACGTGGCGGTCCTGGTGGAGAAGATCTCCGGCCAGTCGATCGACGACTTCCTGCGCGAGCGCATCTTCGAGCCGCTCGGCATGACCGACACCTACTACTACGTGCCGCAAGAGAAGGTGGAGCGGATGGCCTCGGTCTACCGGCCGGACGAGAACGGCAAGATCGAGCTGATGGTGTCGCCGACCTACGTCGAGCCGACCCGCATGTTCCGCGGCATCGCCGGCCTGGCGGGCACCGCGGCCGACTACCTCCAGTTCGCCCAGATGATCGCCAACGGGGGTGAGCTGAACGGGACGCGGCTGCTCGGGCGGATGACCGTCGACAACATGATCAGCAACCACATCGGCGCCGACCGGCCGGTCTACATCCGCGGCGGCGGCTACGGCTTCGGGCTCGGCTTCGGGGTGCTGACCAACTCCGCCCAGGCCCCCGACGCCCTTTCGATCGGCAGCTACACCTGGGGCGGCGCCTATGGGACGCTCTACTGGGCGGATCCGGTGGAGGACCTCATCGGGATCCTGATGATCCAGATCCGGCCCTACAACCACCTGAGCATCCGACCGCTCTTCTCGAACGTGGTGACGCAGGCGGTGGTCGACAGCCTCTCGGAGCAGAAGCCGACGATCATGGGGCGGCCGACGCCCCGGTAG